The genomic stretch CATGACTCCTGAGTTCCTAGACGGGACGGCTCATCCCAGAGTTTATTTTGCGGCAGGTAACTGTTTGATTGGAAATATCGATAATGACCCGGAGAGCATGGCTGTTGCTTGGTTGAGCGGAATGGATGCGACCTCCATGATCGGGTATGTTGTTACAACTTGGTATGGCCGGAATGGCTGGGGAGGGCTAAAGTATTGGGTCGCTAATGCCGGGCGGTTGACCTTGGCACAGGCCGTTTATTTGAACCAGCAAGATATGTTGAGAACGGAAAACGAGTGGCATCCGAAAATGCTGACCGTAAATTATCCTTTTTCGGAAATAGAGTTCGGACAGAGGGAGATGTTTGAAAAACAATTTAAAACGGTGACGGGCCAGCAACCGACGAAAGACCAGATGGGATTTGTACATGACCGGGATGTAGTTGTTTTGTATGGAGATCCGGCTTGGGATGTAAAAATGCAAACTCCTAAACCGTTAGGTTATAAGGTCGATTTTAAGGTAAAAGGGAAACAATGTTTCGTGACGATTACGACTAATGAGTATTTTGATGGAGGATTGATGAAAGGGGGGAAACTGAAACAAGAACACGTGACGGATATTCCATTTGCTTATTACTTTCCGAAACGTGTGAATAATCCGCGTTTGGCAGAGGGACAAAAATGGGAAGTTGCCGTGGCTGAGGATTTTTTATTGCTGTATGATTGTGATTTCGAGAAGAATAAAAAGTATACGATAGTATTGGATATAAATTAAAAGGGATTGTAAAATGAAAAAATTCGTGTTGTTAGTATTGATTTTAATCACTGGTTTAACCGTGTTTTCACAGGGAATAGAATTCCAAAAGGGACGGTATGCAGAGGTATTGGAAATGGCGAAGAAGCAAAATAAGTTGGTATTTATAGATATATATACCTCTTGGTGTGGACCTTGTAAGCATATGGCAGATAACGTGTTCCCGCAAGCTAAAGTCGGCGAATATTATAACGCTCATTTTTTGAACTTGAAATTGGATGCAGAAAAGAGTGAAGACGGGAAAATGGTTGCGAAAACATTTGGAGTATCTGCTTATCCCACTTTCCTTTTTGTTAACGGGGACGGGGAATTGGTTTACCGTTTCTTGGGGGGTAAAACCGTGGATATGTTTGTCAAGGAAGGAGAAAAAGCCGTGGATGCTTTTGCGGCTCGGCCGGAATTGAAGAAATACACGAAGAAATATGAGGAAGGAAACAGAGATAAAGAATTCTTGAATCAGTATTTTATATTGAAAGATAGATCCGGTTTGGATTGTAGTGATGTGTTACTTGATTATTTTGCTTTGGTAGATGATAGTCAGTTGTTGGATTCAATAAATGTTCCGCGTATTGGTAAGATTACGGTCTTTGACAAAAAATTAGCCAACCGATTTGTAGATGCGGCTTGTGTGGAGGCTGCTAATCCAGTGAAGGATAAAAAGCATTCTACTGCCGTGAATAAAGCCATTTGTACATTCTTGAGTGCTTGCGTTCAAAAGACGGCACAAGCCGATCAAGAGGAAAATTTCGAGGAAGTGTTGGCTTTGAAAGATCGTTTATTTAAAGCGACAGGAGCTAAAAATAGTGCCACAGCGGCTTCATTGGGAGGAGGAAATATTTATATCCCTTCAGAGCTATTGCGTTTAAACTATTATTCGGCTAAAAAGAAATTGGATAAGTTTAATCATCTTTTTATTAATTATATCGCAGAACTTCAAAAAAAATACGAGGGAAGTCGCGAGGAGAAAATAGCCATGCTTAAGGCTATGGAAGCCAAATTGAAAGAGGCCAAAGAAAGTGGAAATGAGGCGGAATATCAAGCGGCAAGGAAGCTAAATGCGATGATGTCTGCTTTTTCAAGTATTGATGATTACTATACTTCAACGAGTATGATCGAGAACGTGGAACGTTACGAAGAGATATATGAAGGAGAGAAGGATGCTGCATACAAGGATCGAGTTGCCGGTTGGTACGTGTTTTTACATCAGTTGAGTCCTTCTGCGAAGACGGCGGCATACGTGGCCGATAAGTTATTAGCCTTGGACAAAAAGGGGCAAGCGAAAGAAGTTTTGACCTTGGGATTGAAAGATGGAAGTTCTGCGGCGGGGGTTGAAGAGAGTGACGTGAAAGCTTGTCAGGCAAAATTGGATGAATTAAAATAATAGCATATTTGTAAATAGGATTGATTATGAAAAAGATTGGATTTATAGTACAATTTTTATGTTTGGCCTTGTTCTCGTTCGGGCAGTCGGCTGGCGACGGGATTCGTTTTATTGAAGGCGAGAAATGGGAAAATGTCTTGAAAATGGCCCAAGAGCAGGACAAATATATCTTCATGGATTGCTATACCTCTTGGTGTGGCCCGTGCAAGGCTTTAGCTAAAGATATTTTTACTCGTAAAGACGTGGGCGACTTTTTTAATGCGAATTTCATCAACGTAAAGTATGATATGGAAAAAGGCGTGGGGAAAGATTTATACAAACATTATAAATCCAATATCATCGGATTCCCGACGCTCCTATTGATTAACAAGGAAGGAAAAGTTGTACACCAGATGGCCGGGTTTCAAGAGGCGAATGTATTGATCGACGGGATGAAAGCCGGGATGGAAGGTAAAAGTTTGTTCGCTTATAAGGACAGATACGCGGCAGGAGAGCGTGAGCTTGCCTTTTTGAAAGATTATGTTGTCGCTTTGCAAGGAGCCTTTTTGAAGGATGATATTGAGAACATTGTACTCGATTACATGAAAACGATACCTGTGGAAAAATTACAGGAGAAAGAAATTTGGGATTTCGTGGGTGCTTATATTAAAGATCCTTATTCTCCGCAATTTGACTACGTGATTTTTAATATAGACCGTTTGGCCAATAAAGTAAAGTTTGATCGTTATAGCGTGGAGAGACAACTGGGTTGGGCTTTGGAAAGAGCCGTGGATCAGGTGGTAGAGGTTAAGTTTGACAAGGATGGTACACCTTTGCGCCTGGTTGATGCCGCGGGAAAAGTGGATACGTTGTTACGGTTGATTGATCGCGGGAATCTGAAACGTGCGGAAACGTTACGTGCCAAAATTAGGATTTATGAATTGGAATTGGCTCAAAAGTGGAATGAAATATATGAATGTCAGATGATGTATCGTGGTATAAAAGCTTTGGGATTCTCTGATCGTTATTTGGAGGAAACGGCTCAATATTTGGCCGCATATTGTCCGGATAAAGCCGTAATCGAAAAATATTTGACCTTAATCGAAAAATTGCAGCAAGAAGAAGACAAGGGGAGTTCTAAATTAAGATCTTATTATTACGGGACTCTTTCTGTTTTGCATGCTAAACTTGGTAATGCTGCAAAAGCGAAAGAGTTCAAAAAAATGGACGAGAAAATTAAAGCTGAGAAAGCGAAAGAGTTCGAGTCATTTTTGAAAAAATCGAATTAAATATAAATGGTACTTCATTTAGAAATAGTAAAATAATTACGAAGAATATGAAAAAGATTGTCAGTGGATTACTAATGGGATTGTTTTTCGTGGGGTGTACCGAACAAGAGACAACTTATACTATTCAAGGAGAGTGGGAAGGTGGAGATGGAAAAGTGGTTTATTTGAAAAAGGACTTGGGAGACAAGAAATATGAAATACTGGATTCCGCTGTTGTGGTGAAAGGTAGTTTTAAGATGCAAAAACCGCTTGGAGACGTGGATGAAAGGATTTTGGAAATAAATGGCGGTACGAACATCATCATTTTGGACTCCGTTCCGATTCATGTGAAGTGCGAAACCGTGAAGAAGATGAATAGGGGAAAAGAAGTCGAGAGTGTTAAAGCGGAAATATCCGGGAGCGTGGAGCAGGATATTTTTAAAACGATGCTATTGACACAGCGGGATGAAATGTTGGTCATGTTGGGATTTTCTTTCATGAGTAAGAGCGGGAAGGAAAATACTGCCATGCAGGATTCTTTGGGACAGATGTATCTTGCTGTAAAGGCGAGAACGGCGCAAACGATTGATAGTTTGGTTACGAACTATCCCGATTGCCATGCGACGGCATTGATTATTGATAAATTTGTTATCAAGAGTAGAGATTTGGTGGAAGTTGAAAAAATGTACGAGAGCTTGACTCCTCGTATCAAAAATGCTTATTTAGGACGTAAATTGAAAACATCGATTGATAATATCAAAAGGACATCAATCGGTAATGTTGCTCCGGATTTCACCTTGCCGACTCCGGATGGAAAGAACGTTTCTTTATCCGATTATCGGGGAAAAATTGTTTTACTTGATTTTTGGGCGTCTTGGTGTGGCCCTTGTTTGCGTGAAGTGCCTAATGTAAAGAAAGTTTATGACAAGTTCCATGATAAAGGATTTGAAATATTGAGCGTGTCACTGGATAATAAAAAGGATAATTGGGTGAATGCGATTGAAAAGAACGATTTGAATTGGGGCCATGTTTCTTCTTTGAAGGGATGGGGTTGTCCGGTGGCAAAATTGTATAACGTGAGCGGGGTGCCGGCCATGTTACTGATAGACAAAGAGGGGAAAATTGTTGCTACTAAATTGCGGGGAGATCTGTTGATGGAAAAAGTTGCAGAACAATTTGAAGAATAACGATTGGCAGAAATGATGAGAAGAATATTTTTTACAATAGCCATTTTGCTTTTCTCGTGGAACGTGTTTTCACAGGGGATTCAGTTCGAAATCGGTAGCTGGAAAGAAGTTTTGCAGAAAGCAAAACAGGAGAATAAACTGATCTTTGTAGACCTGTACACGACGTGGTGTGGTCCTTGTAAGAAAATGGCCGCAGAGACTTTTCCCCAGCAGGCCGTGGGAGATTACTTCAACAAGAATTTCGTCAATTACAAGATTGATGCGGAGAAAGGTGAAGGACCGGAACTAGCGGGTAAATACGAGGTTTCGGCTTACCCGACGTTAGTTTTCGTGAATGCAGCAGGCGAGTTGGTGTATAAGTTTATGGGAGTCCGTACGGCCGATAAACTTATCGCTGAAGGAGAGAAAGCCGTGCGTTTGTATGCGCTGGCTCCCAGTATTGCAGCGATGGAGAAAGAATACGAACAAGGAAAACGGGGAAAAGTATTCTTGGGAGAGTATTACGCTTTATTGAAAGAGTCCGGGGCAGGCGGTGGTATTGTCCTGAACGAGTACTTGAAATGTCTCTCTGATGAGGAGTTGTTGTTGGAAGAGAACGTGAGTAATATAGGTAATATTTCTATTTTTGATCCGGTTCTTTTTGATCGTTTGGTCAAGGGTATCAAGAAGGTCGAGGGCGAAAACAAGAAGTTGGGTAACCGTTTGAACACATCCGTGATGAAGAGCTTGAGCGCTTGTTTTGCCACTTGCGTGAAAGAGAAGGATGAAAAGGCGTTGGAAGGAATTCTTGGCGTGAAGGCCGGGTTGGGAAATCTGGAGAATGGAATGTCCGCCATGATGGGTGGCGGTAAATCTTATCTTCCGGCAGAGCAGTTGCGTTTGGATTTCTATTCGAATAACCGTCTAGACGATAAATTCAAGACGTTGATGAGCGAGTACATGATTGCCCAGCAGCAAGAGAATAGCATCGATTCCCTGAGAAAGACGGAAGAGATAACAAATCGACATTTTGAGATGCTGATTGATTCAGCTAGAATGAAGAATGATTCTGCCGCAATCGTGAGTATAAGGAAGACGATGGGTATGGCGAGCCTGTTTGGAGGGGTGAAGTATAAACTATTATCCTCTTTCGTGATCAGTGCTACCCGTCATTACTGGAAGATTACCGATCAGCAGAATGTAGGAGAGAAAAAGAAATGTATCGCTTGGGTAAACTATGCTTATCAGTTGGATCGAACTCCGGCGACGGCTTGGGGATGTGCGGATTTGTTGGAAGAGATCGGGGAGAAACAAGGAGCTAAAAAGCTTTTGAATGATGTGTTGGAAGTTATTAAAAATAACTCGCTAAGTGATGCTGATCCGAAGGATATTCAATCAGTGACGGAGCGTGTGGAAAAAATGTAATATGTGTTTTATTTGAAATAGAATATAAAACAGGACTGTCCTCAAAAGTGTTATTTACTTTTGGGGACAGTTTATTTTTGAGGGAGTCCTTCAACTTTTGGGGTGAATGAATTATTTTTGTAGGGACTAAGAAGATGGATGAAATGATACTGGAAACGGAAAGATTGGTTCTAAGAAAGTTAGAGCAGAGTGATTTTAGAGAGGCTTGTAAATTATTACAGGATCCCGAAGTGATGTATGCTTACGAGGGGGCCTTTAGTGATCAGGAAGTTCAGGTATGGTTGGACAAGATGTTTCGACGGTACGAGAATGACGGTTTCGCTTTATGGGCGGTTGTCGAGAAGGGTAGCGGGGAGCTTATCGGGCAATGTGGCATCACGTATCAAGAATATAACGGGGGATGGGTGCCGGAAGTCGGTTATTTGTTCCGGAAAGAATTTTGGCATAAAGGATTTGCTACAGAGGCAGCTATTGCTTGTAAAGAGTATGCTTTTCAGGTTCTGGATTTTGATGATGTTTATTCCATTATTCGAGATTCGAACGTGGCCTCCCAGAATGTGGCACGACGAAACGGAATGAGTGAAGTTGATATTCTTATCAAATATTACCGGGGAGTCGAAATGCCGCATATCGTTTTTAGGGCATCGAGAAAAAATATTTAAAAAGTGCGATAGAAAATTTAGGATAAAATGAAAGGAGCTAGTGATTACTAACTCCTTAATATTCCGTGTACTCGAGGCGGGACTTGAACCCGCACAGCCGCAATGGCCACGGGATTTTAAGTCCCGCGTGTCTACCGATTCCACCACTCGAGCAACTTGGAGCGAAAAACGGGACTCGAACCCGCGACCCTAACCTTGGCAAGGTTATGCTCTACCAACTGAGCTATTTTCGCATGATTGCTTGCAAAATTTTCTAGGAACGCTTTCCTTTTTTGCGATTGCAAATATAGAGCATTTTTTGTTTTCAGCAAAGGGTTTGATAAGAAAATGCAAAGGATTTTTTTAATTCATTTCTTGAAAACTGTTTTTCATGCAGTTACTAAAGGGAAAAGAGGTGAATATTGGAGAACGGGAGGGCGAATGGGGTCTAGTGGAGATGTGATTTTGCGATTTTTTTTAAGAAATGGGTTGTTCTCGGGTGTAGAATGATTATATTTGTCAAGTTTTTAAGACAGAAAAAATGTCGCAGACAGAAAGTAGAAAGGGAAAAAGTGCTTATTTTGTTCCCACAATCAGTATTTCTCTGGTATTGATTGTGGTCGGTATGCTTGTATTTATTTTGTTGAATGCTCGGGCGATTTCGGATCATGTGAAACGGAATATCGGTTTTGCCGTGATCGTGAAGGATAACACGAATGAGGTGGAGATCAAGCGGGTGCAAAAGATTCTGGATACCCAGCCTTACGTTTACACTTCCAAGTATGTGACAAAGGAACAGGCTGCGAAGTCTTTCAAGAAAGAGATGGGAGAGGATTTTGAGCGAATTTTGGGAGCAAACCCATTGTTGCCTTCCATTGAGATCAAGTTGAACCCGGCATATGCGAATAACGATTCGCTGGCGATGATAGAGAAAGGATTGGCAAGATTTGATATTATTCATGAGGTGTATTACCAGAAATCCATGATTGAAAGTATTAACGAGAATATACGGCGGATCACGATTCTCTTTTTGATTGTCGGGGCGGTGTTGGTGTTGATTTCGTTCACGTTGATTCGTAACATGATTCATCTGGCGGTTTACTCGCAGCGGCTGTTGATCAAAACGATGCAGTTGGTGGGGGCCACGCCGTTTTTTATATGCAAGCCTTTCGTGTACGGGAGTATGTGGCGAGGGTTCTTCGGGGCACTGATCGCTAACTTGGTTTTGCTGGGAGCGATATTTTTCGTGCAGGAGAACGTGGGGAACGTGATTAATATTATGCGGCAGGATGTGATTCTGTTTATGGTGGCTTTTGTGATCCTGTCTGGGGTGGTGTTGTCATTTTTCTCGGCTTGGTTCTCGGTACGTCGTTATTTGCGGCGGGATTTGAATGATTTATACGTGTAAATAAAAATATATGGCAAGAATTTTAAACGAAAAGAAAGACGGTTTTCCTATACCGAAGGATAATTACAAGATGATCCTAATCGGTTTCGGGATCGTTATTGTGGGCTTCCTCTTGATGATGGGAGGGGGAGCGGATTCGCCCGATACATTTAATTATGACATTTTTAGTTTTCGCCGGATCACGTTAGCGCCCATCGTGGTGTTATTCGGTTTCGGTTTCGTTTTCTGGGGTATTATGCGGAAACCCAAAACGAAGGGGGAGGAGAAAAATTAAATATTAATGTAATTGAATATTGATGTGCGTGCATTCTCAATTTTCAATTCTCAATTTTCAATTCATAGATGGAGTGGTTTGAGGCATTGGTGCTTGGTATCATCCAGGGACTTACAGAGTTTTTACCGGTGAGTAGTTCCGGGCATTTGCAGATTTTTAGCGCTCTCTTCGGGTTAGAAGGAGAGGAAAATTTAACATTTGCCGTGGCGGTTCATGCGGCAACGGTTTGTAGTACGATCGTGATTTTGTGGAAAGAGGTTTCTGTGTTGTTCAAGGGCTTTTTCGTGTTCAAGTATAATGATGAAATGGTCTACGTGCTGAAGATATTTCTTTCCATGATACCGGTGGCTATCGTGGGATTTTGTTTCAAGGATTACGTGGAGACGTTATTTGGTTCGGGATTGACGGTTGTGGGGTGTATGTTGCTGGTAACGGCGGTGTTGTTGTCATTCGCTTATTATGCAAGCCCCCGGGTGAAAGAGAAAATCTCGTACCGGGATGCGTTTGTGATCGGATTGGCGCAAGCGTGTGCCGTGTTGCCCGGTTTGTCCCGTTCCGGTTCGACTATTGCAACCGGTATATTGTTGGGAAACAAGAAGGAGGCGGTGGCCAAATTCTCTTTTTTGATGGTGTTGATTCCCATTTTGGGTGAGGCTTTGCTGGATTTGATGAAAGGAGGATTTTCGGCGGAAGCAAGTGGTATCTCAACAATGTCGCTGTTAGTGGGATTCATGGCGGCTTTTGTCTCGGGATGTATAGCTTGTCGTTGGATGATTAATATCGTGAAAAAGGGTAAGTTGATTTGGTTTGCTCTTTATTGCGCTATTGTGGGAATATTGACGATTGTTTTGGGATAATGAGCAAGTGGGGTAATATTTTTTTTAGAGAAGGAGAGGATTTTCGGGCAGGAGCGGTGTTCGTGGTCGATAAGCCATTGCATTGGACATCGTTTGACGTGGTGAACAAAGTTCGTATTTGCTTGAGAAAAGGATACGGGAAGATAAAAGTGGGGCATGCGGGGACGTTGGACCCTTTGGCGTCGGGAGTGGTGATTATATGCGTGGGGAAGGAGACAAAGAAGATCGAGGAGTATATGGGACAGGAGAAAGAGTACGTGGCGGAGATTACTTTCGGGCATACGACTCCTTCTTATGATTTGGAGACATCTTTTGACGGGGAGTTTTCGTATGAGCAAGTGGACAGAGCTTGTTTGGAGCGGGCGGTCCAGCAGTTTATCGGGGAGATTGAACAGTTCCCGCCTTCTTATTCGGCTGTTCGTGTTGACGGGGTCCGGGCGTACGAGATGGCACGCCGGGGGGACGAGGTGGAGATGAAGAGCCGGAAGGTGATGGTCCGGGAGATTGAAATATTGAAAGCGGAATTTCCAATAGTGGAACTTCGGATCGTGTGTAGCAAGGGAACGTACATCCGTTCGCTGGCTCATGATTTGGGAAAAGTCTGCGGGAGTGGTTCGCATTTGTCAGCTCTAAGAAGAACCCGTGTCGGGGACTTCCGGGTGGAAGATGGGTTTAAAATGGATGAAATTATTGGAGTTTTACAGGAAAATTTGTAATTTAGCAAGATTTGATTAATATATAAACATTATTCAACATGAAATTATCTAAGTTTAAATATAAGTTGCCGCCGGAGTTGATTGCGTTACATCCGACGCCTAACCGGGATGAGGCCCGGTTGATGGTTCTGGATCGGAAAACCGGAAAGATTGAACACAAGGTATTTAAAGATGTGATTGATTATTTTGACGAGAAGGATGTGTTCGTTTTTAACGATTCCAAGGTGTTTCCGGCGAGATTATATGGAAACAAGGAAAAAACTGGGGCAGAGATCGAGGTGTTCTTGCTGAGAGAGCTGAACCCGGAATTGCGTATCTGGGATGTGCTGGTTGATCCGGCTCGGAAAATACGTATCGGGAATAAGTTGTATTTCGGGGAAGATGATAGTATGGTGGCGGAGGTCATTGATAATACCACTTCTCGCGGGAGAACTTTACGTTTCTTGTTCGATGGTGAATATGACGAGTTCAAGAAGGAATTGTACGCATTGGGCGAGACCCCACTTCCTCGTTTTATTAACCGGAAGGTGGAACCGGAGGATGCCGAGAATTACCAGACTATTTTTGCCCGGCATGAAGGTGCGGTGGCAGCTCCGACTGCGGGTATGCATTTTAGCCGCGAGTTGATGAAACGGATGGAGATCAAGGGGATTGATTTTGCTTATATCACGTTGCACGTCGGTCTGGGGAACTTCCGGGAGGTGGATGTGGAGGATTTGACGAAACACAAGATGGATTCGGAACAAATCTTCGTGACACCGGAAACAGTGAAGATCGTGAATGATGCGAAAGATGAAAAGCATAAAATTTGTGCTGTGGGTACGACGGTGGTACGTACGTTAGAAAGTTGCGTGACCACGAAAGGACGGTTGACTGAATTTGAAGGGTGGACGAACAAGTTTATCTTCCCCCCGTATGATTTCAGCGTGCCGGATGCTTTCATTTCCAATTTCCATTTGCCTTATTCAACGTTATTGATGATGGTGGCGGCCTTCGGTGGGTATGAACACGTTATGGAAGCGTATAATCAGGCGGTTAAGGAGAAATATCGTTTTGGTACTTATGGCGATGCCATGCTTATCATTTAAAATATAGAACCTGAGGGTTGAAGACGGTATGCTGAAAGGTATGCCGTTTTTTTGATAAAGGGACAAAGATTTGGAAGCAAGAGAGTTATTAGATTTATTTCAAGGTCATCCTGTTGTTCAGGAAATTGTCAATCGATTGCGTAAGCAGACGAGGGCAAAGATAAAGTTGGAAAACGGGATCGGTTCGCTCGTGGCTTTTATTGCGGCTGCCGTGGGACGAGAAATGAAGGGATTACAGCTTTTTGTGTTGAACGATAAGGAGGAGGCTGCTTATTTTTACAATGATTTGTTGACTTTTTATGACGAGGAGAAT from Butyricimonas virosa encodes the following:
- the queA gene encoding tRNA preQ1(34) S-adenosylmethionine ribosyltransferase-isomerase QueA, coding for MKLSKFKYKLPPELIALHPTPNRDEARLMVLDRKTGKIEHKVFKDVIDYFDEKDVFVFNDSKVFPARLYGNKEKTGAEIEVFLLRELNPELRIWDVLVDPARKIRIGNKLYFGEDDSMVAEVIDNTTSRGRTLRFLFDGEYDEFKKELYALGETPLPRFINRKVEPEDAENYQTIFARHEGAVAAPTAGMHFSRELMKRMEIKGIDFAYITLHVGLGNFREVDVEDLTKHKMDSEQIFVTPETVKIVNDAKDEKHKICAVGTTVVRTLESCVTTKGRLTEFEGWTNKFIFPPYDFSVPDAFISNFHLPYSTLLMMVAAFGGYEHVMEAYNQAVKEKYRFGTYGDAMLII
- a CDS encoding TlpA disulfide reductase family protein, coding for MKKIVSGLLMGLFFVGCTEQETTYTIQGEWEGGDGKVVYLKKDLGDKKYEILDSAVVVKGSFKMQKPLGDVDERILEINGGTNIIILDSVPIHVKCETVKKMNRGKEVESVKAEISGSVEQDIFKTMLLTQRDEMLVMLGFSFMSKSGKENTAMQDSLGQMYLAVKARTAQTIDSLVTNYPDCHATALIIDKFVIKSRDLVEVEKMYESLTPRIKNAYLGRKLKTSIDNIKRTSIGNVAPDFTLPTPDGKNVSLSDYRGKIVLLDFWASWCGPCLREVPNVKKVYDKFHDKGFEILSVSLDNKKDNWVNAIEKNDLNWGHVSSLKGWGCPVAKLYNVSGVPAMLLIDKEGKIVATKLRGDLLMEKVAEQFEE
- the truB gene encoding tRNA pseudouridine(55) synthase TruB, translated to MSKWGNIFFREGEDFRAGAVFVVDKPLHWTSFDVVNKVRICLRKGYGKIKVGHAGTLDPLASGVVIICVGKETKKIEEYMGQEKEYVAEITFGHTTPSYDLETSFDGEFSYEQVDRACLERAVQQFIGEIEQFPPSYSAVRVDGVRAYEMARRGDEVEMKSRKVMVREIEILKAEFPIVELRIVCSKGTYIRSLAHDLGKVCGSGSHLSALRRTRVGDFRVEDGFKMDEIIGVLQENL
- a CDS encoding undecaprenyl-diphosphate phosphatase, with the translated sequence MEWFEALVLGIIQGLTEFLPVSSSGHLQIFSALFGLEGEENLTFAVAVHAATVCSTIVILWKEVSVLFKGFFVFKYNDEMVYVLKIFLSMIPVAIVGFCFKDYVETLFGSGLTVVGCMLLVTAVLLSFAYYASPRVKEKISYRDAFVIGLAQACAVLPGLSRSGSTIATGILLGNKKEAVAKFSFLMVLIPILGEALLDLMKGGFSAEASGISTMSLLVGFMAAFVSGCIACRWMINIVKKGKLIWFALYCAIVGILTIVLG
- a CDS encoding DUF3098 domain-containing protein translates to MARILNEKKDGFPIPKDNYKMILIGFGIVIVGFLLMMGGGADSPDTFNYDIFSFRRITLAPIVVLFGFGFVFWGIMRKPKTKGEEKN
- a CDS encoding cell division protein FtsX; protein product: MSQTESRKGKSAYFVPTISISLVLIVVGMLVFILLNARAISDHVKRNIGFAVIVKDNTNEVEIKRVQKILDTQPYVYTSKYVTKEQAAKSFKKEMGEDFERILGANPLLPSIEIKLNPAYANNDSLAMIEKGLARFDIIHEVYYQKSMIESINENIRRITILFLIVGAVLVLISFTLIRNMIHLAVYSQRLLIKTMQLVGATPFFICKPFVYGSMWRGFFGALIANLVLLGAIFFVQENVGNVINIMRQDVILFMVAFVILSGVVLSFFSAWFSVRRYLRRDLNDLYV
- a CDS encoding thioredoxin family protein; this encodes MMRRIFFTIAILLFSWNVFSQGIQFEIGSWKEVLQKAKQENKLIFVDLYTTWCGPCKKMAAETFPQQAVGDYFNKNFVNYKIDAEKGEGPELAGKYEVSAYPTLVFVNAAGELVYKFMGVRTADKLIAEGEKAVRLYALAPSIAAMEKEYEQGKRGKVFLGEYYALLKESGAGGGIVLNEYLKCLSDEELLLEENVSNIGNISIFDPVLFDRLVKGIKKVEGENKKLGNRLNTSVMKSLSACFATCVKEKDEKALEGILGVKAGLGNLENGMSAMMGGGKSYLPAEQLRLDFYSNNRLDDKFKTLMSEYMIAQQQENSIDSLRKTEEITNRHFEMLIDSARMKNDSAAIVSIRKTMGMASLFGGVKYKLLSSFVISATRHYWKITDQQNVGEKKKCIAWVNYAYQLDRTPATAWGCADLLEEIGEKQGAKKLLNDVLEVIKNNSLSDADPKDIQSVTERVEKM
- a CDS encoding thioredoxin domain-containing protein, coding for MKKFVLLVLILITGLTVFSQGIEFQKGRYAEVLEMAKKQNKLVFIDIYTSWCGPCKHMADNVFPQAKVGEYYNAHFLNLKLDAEKSEDGKMVAKTFGVSAYPTFLFVNGDGELVYRFLGGKTVDMFVKEGEKAVDAFAARPELKKYTKKYEEGNRDKEFLNQYFILKDRSGLDCSDVLLDYFALVDDSQLLDSINVPRIGKITVFDKKLANRFVDAACVEAANPVKDKKHSTAVNKAICTFLSACVQKTAQADQEENFEEVLALKDRLFKATGAKNSATAASLGGGNIYIPSELLRLNYYSAKKKLDKFNHLFINYIAELQKKYEGSREEKIAMLKAMEAKLKEAKESGNEAEYQAARKLNAMMSAFSSIDDYYTSTSMIENVERYEEIYEGEKDAAYKDRVAGWYVFLHQLSPSAKTAAYVADKLLALDKKGQAKEVLTLGLKDGSSAAGVEESDVKACQAKLDELK
- a CDS encoding GNAT family N-acetyltransferase; amino-acid sequence: MDEMILETERLVLRKLEQSDFREACKLLQDPEVMYAYEGAFSDQEVQVWLDKMFRRYENDGFALWAVVEKGSGELIGQCGITYQEYNGGWVPEVGYLFRKEFWHKGFATEAAIACKEYAFQVLDFDDVYSIIRDSNVASQNVARRNGMSEVDILIKYYRGVEMPHIVFRASRKNI
- a CDS encoding thioredoxin family protein — encoded protein: MKKIGFIVQFLCLALFSFGQSAGDGIRFIEGEKWENVLKMAQEQDKYIFMDCYTSWCGPCKALAKDIFTRKDVGDFFNANFINVKYDMEKGVGKDLYKHYKSNIIGFPTLLLINKEGKVVHQMAGFQEANVLIDGMKAGMEGKSLFAYKDRYAAGERELAFLKDYVVALQGAFLKDDIENIVLDYMKTIPVEKLQEKEIWDFVGAYIKDPYSPQFDYVIFNIDRLANKVKFDRYSVERQLGWALERAVDQVVEVKFDKDGTPLRLVDAAGKVDTLLRLIDRGNLKRAETLRAKIRIYELELAQKWNEIYECQMMYRGIKALGFSDRYLEETAQYLAAYCPDKAVIEKYLTLIEKLQQEEDKGSSKLRSYYYGTLSVLHAKLGNAAKAKEFKKMDEKIKAEKAKEFESFLKKSN